GCGCGAACCGGCGCAAGAGGAATGGCAGGTCACCACCGTCCGGTCCATACAGCTTCGTCGTACACGTGCAATGCGACGCGTAGTAATGATTGCGCTCGGTCTCATAACACGGGTTGTGCTGAAAGCCCGGCCGCCCCGTGAGCAACTGGCCCAGCATCTGCGTATACAGGGCGGGCAGGTCGTTTTCGCACGCGGCGGGAACCAGCGCGCTGTTCAGCGTCGCGAAACTGATACAGGGTTTGAGCATGCCCCGCCGCAGGCAGTTCATGGTCACGCCGTCGGCCCTTGCGCCGGCAAGCAAAGTCTTGATTGCGAAGTGCGCGCGCGCCGCGTTCTCGAACGCTTCCTCCGTCACGCCACGGATTTCCATCGCCTTTTCGCGCAACCCGGCAATGAACGCCCGCGCTTCGGCATCTATTTCGATCTTGCCGAAAGCGTCCGCGTACCGGTCAAGCGGAACCTGCATCACGCTGACGCCCAGGAACGGCTCCACCGGTATCTGGACCGGTTCGTCCGCGATGCTGAGCACGAGGCATTGCCGCAGTAATTTCCGCGCGTTGATCATGCGCATCCCCGCGCGGATGGCGTCCAAATTATCCAGCGACTGAATCAGATACAGGCCGGGCCGGCGGTACTGCGTGACCGCACCGTGCTTGACCCCAAGCCCGATGTAGAACACCGACGGGATATGGAGTTCCTCGGCAACGCTCAGCACCACGTCCGCCTGTTTCAGGCTGCCGTTGTAGAACATGACCAGCAGCAGCCCGTCCGGCCGGTTCGCGCGGAGGTCTTCAGCGAATTCACGCGCCTGCTGCTCCGTACCGAGCGGGTCCGGTTCCACGGCGATCCGCATGCCCAGTTCCGTTTCCAGCCCGCCCAGGAACGCCGCGTATTCCCGCTGCCGCGCCTCCGCGTCGAACTCATTGCCCGGCCAGCTCCACCAGCCGTCCGGGTCATCCGCGAATGTGCCTGAAGGCGGATACAGAAACGCAACCCGGACATAGGCCCCTTCTTTCTCCGGCGGGGACGCGGCAGCGGCCGCCTGACCCCAGCCATGGCGCGAACCCAGTGTCACAAGACCTGCCGAGGCCCCAACCGCGGCCAGAAAACGCCGCCGCGTATAAACAGACAAAGGGCCGGCGCAGTTTCCGTCTTTATGGTGTGCTTTCTTCATATCGTGTTCCCACAGTTCCTGCAAAGGCTCCACAAGAGTGCGCTTTATGCTATCACACGGGTCCCGAACATGCCACGCGGTCCAGGCAGCACGCCGTGCGGTGGCCTGCGGCGCGCCAGTACGGAAACCGCTCTCTTGCTGGACGCATCGAGCGCTGCTCGGCTATTCTCACCGGGAGGTTTGAATAAGAGCTTGCCCATTTTTCAACAACGGAGTATCACCACATGCATCGCAGGGATTTTCTCGGACTTGGCGCGGTCGCCGGGGCCGGCGTGGTGGGCGTGTTGCCGGCGGGGGCGGAAGAGGCTTCCGCCGTCCGCGAATGCTATGAACTGCGTCAGTATCACGTCGCGGCGCCGGAACAGAAGGCCACGCTGGCGGCGTTCCTGCGCGATGTCGCGATTCCCGCCGTGAACCGGCTCGGCATCCGGCCCGCAGGCGTATTCCAGGACGAAAAGGAACTCAGTCCGGTCTATGTGCTGCTGCCCCACGCAACGGCGGAATCCGTCTTGACACTCCGGGCGCGCCTGCTGGCCGACCCGGAGTATCTGGACCAAGGAACGGCGTTTCTGGACGCGCCCGCTGACGCCCCGCCCTATGCGCGCGTCGAGAGTTCGCTGCTCCTGGCGTTCACGGGCATGCCGCGCCTGGAAACACCCGCCAGCGGCCCGAACCGCATACTGCAACTGCGCATCTATGAAAGCCCGAGCGTCAAGACGAACCAGAAGAAGATCGAGATGTTCAATCGCAAGGAGATCGAAATCTTCCGCAAGACCGGACTGAACCCCGTCTTCTTCGGGGAAGCGGTCATCGGCTCGAAGATGCCCAACCTGACCTACATGCTCGGCTTCGAATCCGTCGAGGAAAAAGACGCCGCATGGGACCGCTTCCGCGCCGACCCGCAATGGCTCGCGCTCCGCGCCATTCCCGAGTACGACGACAAACGCATCCTGTGCGGCATCACCAATCTGATATTGCGGCCTCTTCCGGGTTCGCAGATATGACGGATTACGCCTCCGCGACGACCTGGAAGCCCATGAGCGAACTGAGGTCTTTGATGCTCTGCAGGTGGTCGCCGTAGAACACGACGCGGTGCAGCAGCGTCATGACGTCGCCCTGAAGCACGCCGCCGCCCCAATTGAGGAACATGCTGTGCGCATCGGCCACTTCCGTGACAAACTGCGTGCGGCAGGCCAGCGCATCGTGCGTCACTTCCGTGATCTTCCCGGTCGAGATGAGCATCTTGTCAAGGTCAATGAACTTGGCGCACGTTACCGGCTGGCCGATCCGCTGCTCGACATCGAGCGCGACGCCGCGGTGGCTGTCGGTTTGCGTGCGAATGCTGAACGGCAAGCGCTCGCCGCCCGGCCCGTCCATGCGTGTTGCGCACGTGCAATGGAAATGGATTAACGCGTTGCGCGCCGTGTCGAAGACCGGGTCGGTAATGAACCCCGGCACGCCGAACGCGTATTGAAAGATGAGCATGGTCAGCATCGAGTCCATGTCGCCTTCGCACGCGCCGACGCAGCCCATGTCGTTCAGCTTGCTGAAGGCGAAACAGCCCTTCGCAGGCTCGCCCATGCAGTTCGAACTGGTGATAGCCACGGCCCCGTGGCGGATCATCAGGTTCTTCATGGCGAGGTAGAGCCGCGATGCGTTGACGATCTCTTCGCGCGTCGGCTCGACGATCGCCTTCGCAGGCTCGATCCAGTGCTTCACCGCCTCTTCTTCGGCCGCCGCCAAGTCGACTTCCTGGTGGGCCTGAAGGGTTTCCTCGACCGTGATTGGGATCACTTCCGCGCCAAGCTTCTCCTTCACCTGCGCCGCATCGCACGCGGGCGCTGTTCCCATCGGCCCGCGCACCACGAGAATCTTCGTCTGGCGCATCCGCGGCGCAACGCGCAACAGCCCGGAGACCCGTTCCAGTTCGCTCCAGTCGCTCGTGGGCAGCAGCACGACCTTCTTCCCCGCCTTCTGCCACGCGGGGAAGTACATCCAGCCGTGACCGCTGAACGGCTGCGAAAAGACGACCGTCGGGAGCCCGGCATCCACGATTTGGTTCATCGCCTCGGCGGGCGCGCCACCGCCATGCCCGCTCAGATGGAACATGATGACGCCGTCCACGCCCTGCAGATTCGCCACCACAGCGGACGCATCCGTGGGCGGGATCGTTTCGCCGCCGACAAACTCCACGTTGCCAAGCCGCTGCGCGACGCCCGCGAGGTATTCGTCCAGTTTCCCGATTTCTTCCGTGGGACGGGACATGTAGATGTCCCCGGTCCGGCCCACGTAGACCTTGTGTATTCTCACGGGAGGCAGCGCGGGCCATCCTTCGTCCTGGATGGCTCCGAACGCGGGCATGCCGATATGGCCCGCGAGGAACGCGCCCCCGGCTGCTGTAACCCCGAAAAACTGACGACGGCTCACACGGTTGCTCATAATGCCCTCCTTCGGCGCAGGAACGGCTCCGCCACGTTGGGGACGCTCTCCCGCACGCTGCGCCTGTTGCTACCCCCGCGCCACATATCCGACACGCGGCGCGCATTCCTTTCTGTACACGAAATCCGGTCCGGTTACCCTCGGACCGCCGCATCAACGTAGCACATTCGCGGAATTGCGGCAAACAATGTCACGCCTCTCGTGCCGTGATACCTTGACCGCCAAAGGGAAGGTTCAATCCCCTATCGCCACCGGATGACCGCCCAATGCGCGGGGTGGTCCGTCCGGGACGCGGGCGGCGGCACATAGTATGCCTCCGTCACCTCGAAACCAGGCGAGACAAAGACATGGTCGATTCGATCTGTCATGTCCAGGACGGCGGGCGAACCATCCACCCAATCCGGATGGGGCGCGCCCTTCGCGTCTGGATACAGGGTACGCCACGAATCACGAAGCACTGCCGCGACTTTCGCGTAATACGAAGACGATTGCCTGAAATTGAAATCGCCGACGGCGATGACATGCTCGTACGGCGTAACCTGAGCCATCAAGGCATTCACGTGCGCGTCGTGCGCGGCATGACTGCCCGCGGGGTGATTATTGAAAATGGCGATATGCCTTCCCCCTGCCTCGAATTCCGCGGCTGCGGTACCGATTTCGTCCGCATTGCTGTATGTGAAAAACGTGCGCACCTTCTCCAGCGGAAACCGGCTGAGGATCGCGGTCCCGAACGTTCCAGCGACGGTGCCCGGTCCGTAACAACAGTAATAACCGAGCGATTCCGCAAAGAACCTGGGCGCGTCCACATTACCGCCCGAAGGCCGGGCCGTGTCGCTTTCCTGAAGCCCGACGACGTCCGCACCGGCCTTGCGCAGGAATTCCAGTTGGCCCCAGTAGTCCTGCTGACCGTCTGCCGCCGACCCCTGCTGAAAGTTGTAGGTCAGCACCCTGAGTTCGTGCCGGTCGCTCATAGCCGGCGGACGCGCCTGTCTTGCAGCTACGCCTGCGACCGCAATCAGCGCAAGCATCCCGGCGAGCGCGGCCGTGGCGCGCGAACGTTGTGGCTCCTTCCCGGAGAACACGGGGCCATGCCGGACAGGCAGCGCCAGCGGCAAGACCATCCCGATGCCCGCCACCAGAAACGGAAGATAGAACCTGTTGCGCAACAACGGTCCGGCGGCCCCGACGTATCCCCAGACGTTCGTAAAGACGAGCAAAACGATGATAAGCACCAGAAACGCCGCTCCGGACAGCACGGCCAGCACGTTTTTGCGAAGACTATTCGTTAAACCTCCCCGCTCGATTGCGGCGAGGTTGAACAGGGTTACAGGCGATAGCGCCAACATCAGGTAGAGAAGAAGATGGCCGCGCCACGAAGCCGGAACAGCGAAAACCGGATCCGCGGCGGGCGTTTCCGGTAACGCAGGCGCGAGGCGCCAGAGCCCGGCAACCAGCGCCCCGACAAACACCGTGTTCCATACGGCGAGCACAAGCCGCGTCGGGTTCGCATTCCGCCACGCACACGTGGCCGCCGCAACCGCCGCGGCCAACAGCGCAATGCCCACGGCATAATTGCTTCCCGACCACGCGCTGACCACCCCCGGACTCGACAGCACGAGATAGAAGACAGCAATATTCGCGAACAACGCCACCGATGTGGTCAACGCCCCGACAAACGAATTCGGCGCCGCCGTCTCCGCTGACTCGCCGGTGCTCGCCCGTGACCTGGTCAGGCCCAGCGCGCCCGCCAGCACGACCATCACCCACCCCAGCCACGCAAAGGGGCCACCCAGCGAAATGTCGTACGATGAGCCCCACGCGCGCAAGCCAACGGATAACAGTATCGCGATACCGGCGCCCGCTGCTGCGTCTCTTCCCGTTGCGCGCCGCGGATGGGTCAGCGCGACGCACACAATCGCCAGAAACGCCGTAACTCCAAGTCCGGCGGCCAAGATCAGCCACGGCGTCCGGAGTATTGGGCACAGGACGCGCGCAGCCAGCAGCAGAATAAAACACGCCGCCAGCACCGTGCGCTCGTGGCGGTGCCCGGCCATCAGCAAGACCAGAAAGAGCAAGGGAAGCAGAATGCCCAGTAACTCGACGCCCATGGACAGCTTGACGAGACTCATCCGGTAGATGCTCTCGATCCACACCGTCAACATTTGCACGAAGAACAGAAGGACAAGAGCAACGAGGCCGATTTCGCGCAACTCTGACCGCTGATACCCGGCACCCATGGTGGTATTCCCTCTTGTTTCCTGCGTCAGCACCTCCCGCGTCCGGCCGCGGGAACAGAGTCAGGTCACAGTGTCACTTGCCCGGCTCCACACGGTACTTCGAAAGCGCTTCCACAAGCTTTTCACCCATGGCCTTCGTGACGCCGGCGTTGCTGAACGCAATGATGCGAAATTCCGGCCAGGCGTTCCTCAGTGGCAGCTTGGCGCCCCGGCAAACGTATACTCCCAGACCGTTCTCGTAAGGCATGCACTCTTCGCATGTGATGGTTGCGCGCTGCTCGACTTTTTCGAAAAGAAGGCCAAGAAAATCCGGCGCTATGCCATAGGCGATGGCCACATTGCCCGTCGCCGGCCCAAGCCCCCAGAAGAAGTAATTCTGATGGACCGCCGTCGCATGGGGAAGCCCGTACGCGCGTCCAAACAGGTCGATCGCGCCCGCTTGGCCAAAATTGCTCACGAGTATCATACAGTCGGCCTGTTCCTCGGGAGCGAGACCCTGAAACACGTTCGCTGCCGTCGCCACCTGGTTCTCCCAGCCGAACTGGTCGTGCCAAGTGCCGGTCACTTCGTACACCTTGTCCAGCGCTCCCAGGGTCATGCGGCTGACATACGCGTCCACCCTGTCAAGCGGCAGAACCGGCAAGCCCACCGGCGCGGTCACCGCGCCGCCCAGCACGAGCACCGCGGGGATCGCCGCCCTCGGCCAGGGGCTGCCTCTCCTGCGCAACATTTCTTCGATGGCAGTGCTGCCTGCCGCCAGCAGCATCGGAAACGCGGGAGCGAGATAGTAGATTTTGCTCTTTGCCACGAACAGAAACAAAAACACGGTCACAAACAGCCATCCGAACGCGCGATAGGGCTCCGCGCTCTTGGCGAAGAAGAGCCACGCCAGCCCCGCAAGCCAGATGGGCGCATTGAGCGGGTGTTGGTAAACAAATTGCCCGAGGAGGAATAACAGGCGCGGGATACGCGACATCAGGTCGCGGTTCATGCCGCGCACGAATTCCCATGTGGCCCAATCGTGCGTGGCCTGCCACACGAGGTTTGGAATTACCAGGAACGCCGCGACCAGAGCGCCACACCACAGCCACTTGTCCGCGAGATGCTTTCGCTGCCGCGTCAACAATAGGCCCGTGGTCAGCGCAATTCCGAAAAAAAGCACGGACGGCTTGTTCAGCAGGCCAACGCCCGCTATCGCGCCCACCGCAGGCCACAGCCGCGTCCGGCCCGTCTTGAAAATCACGGCGATAAGGCACACGCACGAGGTCCAGAACAGCGGCTCGAAGGACGGCAGCGCAAGGATATTGCCGGATTGGAGCCATACCGGCGCAATAATCACACTCAACGCGGCCAGTCCCTGCGCCCAGCGGCCCCCTCCCAGATATCCCGCGAGCCAGCCGGTCAGGAAGACCGTCGCCGCGCCCGCAATCGCCGACGGCAGCCGGATCGCGAAGAGCGAGTCGCCAAGCAGGGCGCGCATCAGCCGCCCGATCCAAGGGACCAGCGGCCCGATGTCTACGTAGCCCCAATCCAGATGCTCGCCGCACGCGATGAAGTACAGTTCGTCGCGCTGGTAGCCGTAGTAGTTGCAGAAATACAGATGAAGGACGAGTTTCAGCAGCGCCAGACCGGCAAGCAGCGCGCAGGCATGTGATCCGCTTCGGCCCGGCCGTGATCCCGTGGACATGGCTTCCCTCCGCTACCAAATGCAGGTACAGGATACATCATCCAGAGCCCGGGGATGCTCCGAATATAGCGAATGGCCGGCCCGGTGGCAAACACGCTGTGCAGCTTGCCGCGGCACAAGGTAGACGAAATAACTGGTCGCCATAGCCTGTTTTCAAGCGCAGCGGCGCGCAGTGCGATGTCGTGAACCGGGACGTGCTTTGACACGTAATGGAGTGTTGACCCGTGTTTGTGCTGGATACGGGCGTTCTGCCCCGCGCGGCCGAGCGCGACGCGCATTCCGCTGCATTGATGCGCCAACACGGCATCAAGGCCATTCCCACGCATGTTACGGATGTCAATCGGCTCCCGTGGACCGATGCCGTCGGCCCGCTGCAAGACTGGTGTTTTTCTCTCCCTCTTTTCCCTGAGCAGACGGGTCACGACGCCGCCTTGTACAGATAGACCTTCGCTTCGGGCCGTGCCGAAAACGTTATTTCGAGGCCCTGTTCCACAAGTTCCCGACCGGACCCCACAGCGGACGTTCCGGCCTCCAGGTCCATGACCTCATAGGACAACTCAGGTTCAAGACCGCGGAGCGGCAGCCGCGCCTGCGTATAGACGCTCTCCGCCCGGCGGAAGGCCTGCACGATGCCGCTTCTCCGCGCCGGATCGTGGAATTGCCATGCCATCCAGGCATCCGGTTCAAGGCTGTATTTCGTCAAAGGATAGAAATCGCCGTAGTAGAACTCGGAGACCTGCCGCCACTGCCCGGTCAGACGCCGCAGCGCGGCATAGTCGATCTCACGGACGCGCATGTCGAAACCACAGTTGAGGCTCGGCGCCGCGTTGCTCCAAAAGGCATACGGTTCCACCGGCGTCAGCCCGCCGCCGTAATACGGCGCGTTCACGCAGGCCACCGTACCCGTGCCGTGGAACGGCAACCACAGCGAGATGCCGTAGGTCATGCAT
This sequence is a window from Candidatus Hydrogenedentota bacterium. Protein-coding genes within it:
- a CDS encoding NIPSNAP family protein, yielding MHRRDFLGLGAVAGAGVVGVLPAGAEEASAVRECYELRQYHVAAPEQKATLAAFLRDVAIPAVNRLGIRPAGVFQDEKELSPVYVLLPHATAESVLTLRARLLADPEYLDQGTAFLDAPADAPPYARVESSLLLAFTGMPRLETPASGPNRILQLRIYESPSVKTNQKKIEMFNRKEIEIFRKTGLNPVFFGEAVIGSKMPNLTYMLGFESVEEKDAAWDRFRADPQWLALRAIPEYDDKRILCGITNLILRPLPGSQI
- a CDS encoding endonuclease/exonuclease/phosphatase family protein; the protein is MGAGYQRSELREIGLVALVLLFFVQMLTVWIESIYRMSLVKLSMGVELLGILLPLLFLVLLMAGHRHERTVLAACFILLLAARVLCPILRTPWLILAAGLGVTAFLAIVCVALTHPRRATGRDAAAGAGIAILLSVGLRAWGSSYDISLGGPFAWLGWVMVVLAGALGLTRSRASTGESAETAAPNSFVGALTTSVALFANIAVFYLVLSSPGVVSAWSGSNYAVGIALLAAAVAAATCAWRNANPTRLVLAVWNTVFVGALVAGLWRLAPALPETPAADPVFAVPASWRGHLLLYLMLALSPVTLFNLAAIERGGLTNSLRKNVLAVLSGAAFLVLIIVLLVFTNVWGYVGAAGPLLRNRFYLPFLVAGIGMVLPLALPVRHGPVFSGKEPQRSRATAALAGMLALIAVAGVAARQARPPAMSDRHELRVLTYNFQQGSAADGQQDYWGQLEFLRKAGADVVGLQESDTARPSGGNVDAPRFFAESLGYYCCYGPGTVAGTFGTAILSRFPLEKVRTFFTYSNADEIGTAAAEFEAGGRHIAIFNNHPAGSHAAHDAHVNALMAQVTPYEHVIAVGDFNFRQSSSYYAKVAAVLRDSWRTLYPDAKGAPHPDWVDGSPAVLDMTDRIDHVFVSPGFEVTEAYYVPPPASRTDHPAHWAVIRWR
- a CDS encoding glycosyltransferase family 39 protein translates to MSTGSRPGRSGSHACALLAGLALLKLVLHLYFCNYYGYQRDELYFIACGEHLDWGYVDIGPLVPWIGRLMRALLGDSLFAIRLPSAIAGAATVFLTGWLAGYLGGGRWAQGLAALSVIIAPVWLQSGNILALPSFEPLFWTSCVCLIAVIFKTGRTRLWPAVGAIAGVGLLNKPSVLFFGIALTTGLLLTRQRKHLADKWLWCGALVAAFLVIPNLVWQATHDWATWEFVRGMNRDLMSRIPRLLFLLGQFVYQHPLNAPIWLAGLAWLFFAKSAEPYRAFGWLFVTVFLFLFVAKSKIYYLAPAFPMLLAAGSTAIEEMLRRRGSPWPRAAIPAVLVLGGAVTAPVGLPVLPLDRVDAYVSRMTLGALDKVYEVTGTWHDQFGWENQVATAANVFQGLAPEEQADCMILVSNFGQAGAIDLFGRAYGLPHATAVHQNYFFWGLGPATGNVAIAYGIAPDFLGLLFEKVEQRATITCEECMPYENGLGVYVCRGAKLPLRNAWPEFRIIAFSNAGVTKAMGEKLVEALSKYRVEPGK
- a CDS encoding alpha-galactosidase; protein product: TWLTENHPEWILGGANGGLLNLGNPEAWDWLVNHIDSLLTEQGIDLYRQDFNMDPLDLWRANDAEDRQGITENRHVTGYLAYWDELLRRHPGLLIDSCASGGRRNDLETMRRAVPLWRSDYAFEPIGHQCMTYGISLWLPFHGTGTVACVNAPYYGGGLTPVEPYAFWSNAAPSLNCGFDMRVREIDYAALRRLTGQWRQVSEFYYGDFYPLTKYSLEPDAWMAWQFHDPARRSGIVQAFRRAESVYTQARLPLRGLEPELSYEVMDLEAGTSAVGSGRELVEQGLEITFSARPEAKVYLYKAAS